Proteins encoded in a region of the Niveispirillum cyanobacteriorum genome:
- a CDS encoding alpha/beta hydrolase — MTLDPQSLTLLESFRQAGGTAIDDIDMASARRDYDLLFTQLGGPVADDVTIRMEGVPLVDHPLPLRIYRPQSVRGPAPALLFFHGGGWSMGGLPCYDAPLSHLAARSGFIIASVGYRLAPENPFPAPLEDALNSTRWALSRIGDHGGDPTRLLIGGDSAGGTLAAAVCQLLCPTERRPRGQVLFYPVLTLADGDPRLTSRQTNGNGEYFLSREGIAWAKGNYLTDPGLAFLPAVSPLLAPDLRGLPPALLLTGGYDPLHDEAALYASRLRDAGVAVEHLTYPGTFHGFLSFGGVLDIAGQAVGDTAERMRRMVQT, encoded by the coding sequence GTGACGCTGGACCCGCAGTCCCTCACCCTTCTTGAAAGCTTCCGGCAGGCTGGCGGCACCGCCATCGATGATATCGACATGGCCAGCGCCCGGCGCGATTACGACCTGCTGTTCACACAGCTGGGCGGGCCGGTGGCGGATGATGTCACCATCCGGATGGAAGGGGTGCCCCTGGTCGACCATCCCCTGCCGCTGCGGATTTACCGTCCGCAATCGGTCCGGGGGCCAGCACCGGCGCTGCTGTTCTTCCATGGCGGCGGCTGGTCCATGGGCGGCCTGCCCTGCTATGACGCCCCGCTGTCGCATCTGGCGGCGCGAAGCGGGTTCATCATCGCCAGCGTCGGCTACCGTCTGGCCCCGGAAAACCCCTTCCCCGCCCCGCTGGAAGATGCACTGAACAGCACCCGCTGGGCCCTGTCCCGGATCGGGGATCATGGCGGGGACCCAACCCGGCTGCTGATCGGCGGCGACAGTGCCGGTGGCACCTTGGCCGCTGCCGTCTGTCAACTTCTCTGCCCGACGGAGCGGCGCCCCAGGGGCCAGGTGCTGTTCTATCCCGTGCTGACCCTGGCCGATGGCGATCCACGCCTCACCTCCCGGCAGACCAACGGCAATGGTGAGTATTTCCTGTCGCGGGAGGGTATTGCCTGGGCCAAGGGCAATTACCTGACCGATCCAGGTCTGGCCTTCCTGCCGGCTGTATCCCCCCTGCTGGCGCCCGATCTGCGCGGCTTGCCGCCAGCCCTGCTGCTGACGGGTGGATATGATCCACTGCATGATGAGGCCGCACTCTACGCGTCGCGCCTGCGCGATGCCGGCGTCGCAGTAGAGCACCTGACCTACCCCGGCACGTTTCATGGATTCCTATCTTTTGGCGGCGTGCTGGATATCGCGGGACAGGCCGTTGGCGATACAGCGGAACGGATGCGCCGCATGGTACAGACTTAA
- a CDS encoding VOC family protein, with protein sequence MKLLRAATLTVTDPEASAARYVQWLDYGIVERGTLPADLAAAWGCPASAGRAYLVLQPASGAEVFVRFLAGDPVDSYRPLRTHGWAALEICVQDVMAVNERMLHSPFEIIGPPRLNTGLPTIHPMQVKGPDGEIVYLTQINGDLPAFDLPRAESLIDRLFILVLACSDMEASIRWFEETTGLRLGERMDIPYTMLANAFSLPLDQRHRIATLVDDRDIFLELDQYPPAATPRDRHEGQLPPGIAICTLSHPDLSAVKGEWITPPARRDGAIYAGRLSGTMRAPDGSLLELVQLPA encoded by the coding sequence ATGAAACTGTTGCGCGCCGCCACCCTGACGGTGACTGACCCGGAAGCCAGCGCCGCGCGGTATGTGCAGTGGCTGGATTACGGCATTGTCGAGCGTGGCACCCTGCCCGCCGACCTCGCCGCCGCTTGGGGCTGTCCCGCCAGTGCCGGCCGCGCCTATCTGGTCCTGCAACCCGCCAGCGGAGCGGAGGTGTTCGTGCGCTTCTTGGCAGGCGATCCGGTCGACAGCTATCGACCGCTGCGCACCCATGGCTGGGCCGCCCTGGAAATCTGTGTGCAGGATGTCATGGCGGTAAATGAACGGATGCTACACAGCCCGTTTGAGATCATCGGCCCGCCGCGCCTCAATACCGGGCTGCCCACCATCCATCCAATGCAAGTGAAGGGCCCGGACGGGGAGATTGTCTATCTGACGCAGATCAACGGCGACCTGCCGGCCTTTGATCTACCGCGTGCCGAGAGCCTGATCGACCGGCTGTTTATCCTTGTCCTGGCCTGTTCCGATATGGAAGCCAGCATCAGATGGTTTGAAGAAACCACGGGCCTGCGCCTTGGGGAACGGATGGACATTCCCTACACGATGCTGGCTAATGCCTTCAGCCTTCCCCTGGATCAGCGGCACCGGATCGCCACCCTGGTGGATGACCGCGATATCTTCCTGGAACTGGATCAATATCCGCCAGCGGCGACACCGCGCGACCGGCATGAAGGGCAGTTGCCGCCCGGTATCGCCATCTGCACCCTGTCGCATCCCGACCTGTCGGCGGTGAAGGGCGAATGGATCACCCCGCCCGCCCGCCGCGATGGCGCAATTTATGCCGGCCGCCTGTCCGGTACAATGCGCGCACCGGATGGAAGCCTGCTGGAGCTGGTGCAGTTGCCGGCATAA
- a CDS encoding TonB-dependent receptor has product MAKTSAWNAAYMAGLLTGIAVLPVWAQETGQDETLALEEIVVTARRSAERLQDAPVAVTALSADALDRLGASDLGDLQAAVPNLTLHEGDASNAVVYIRGVGQIDSLAFADPGVGIYLDDVYLGRAQGAFLDVFDTERVEVLRGPQGTLYGRNTIGGAVKFVSKQPDDRTAASVEATIGDYDRRDVKASVRGPLIPEMLAGSAAIAYLSRDGYAKNSVGGKDDGDQETFAWRLGLKATPNDRLTISLSADGSDDRPDTSRTPARATAVFTTPPNADPFKVDADFNGLNKLSVRGVAAHIDWDASDAVSLKSITAYRTMDYETHLDLDATAAAIFGVFVDEAQNQFSQEFQASVRTDRFDGVFGLYYFREHDETESGLAGPVISLVTNSLNDQTNRSYAAYGQGSYHVSNALSLTAGLRYTYEKKDFDRIQEFFAATSPIPPALGTGLRITDVKTGDNWSSLSPKLGLDYKINDDVMAYASAARGFKSGGFDGRSNNPAQAVAYDPETMWSYELGLKSSLLDRRMTLNLAGFYNDYKDLQLSSFVADSTGGFAALFTNAGAATTKGLELELTARATQDLTLSATAAWLDAQYDEYKGPGGADIAHLRTPVNSPEWNFRLGANWQREVGDAGRVIVDGDLSYRSKTYPTVSSSEVLAQSGYALLNAQVAFQTADEHWTATFGVRNIADKKYVSHGFDLSDSLGYQLAYYGAPRTWSLGLKYRY; this is encoded by the coding sequence ATGGCCAAGACAAGCGCGTGGAATGCCGCCTATATGGCGGGGCTTCTGACCGGCATCGCGGTTCTGCCCGTTTGGGCACAGGAGACGGGCCAGGACGAGACGCTGGCCCTGGAGGAGATTGTGGTGACCGCCCGGCGGTCGGCGGAACGGCTGCAGGATGCGCCGGTCGCGGTAACCGCCCTGTCAGCAGATGCGCTGGATAGGCTGGGGGCATCCGACCTGGGCGACCTGCAGGCCGCCGTGCCCAACCTCACCCTGCATGAGGGCGACGCCTCCAACGCCGTCGTCTATATCCGGGGCGTGGGGCAGATCGACAGCCTGGCCTTTGCCGATCCCGGCGTCGGCATCTATCTGGATGATGTCTATCTGGGTCGTGCCCAGGGTGCCTTCCTGGATGTGTTCGATACGGAGCGGGTGGAGGTGCTGCGCGGGCCGCAGGGCACGCTCTATGGCCGCAATACCATTGGCGGCGCTGTAAAATTCGTCTCCAAACAGCCCGATGACCGCACCGCCGCCAGTGTCGAGGCCACAATCGGCGATTATGACCGCCGCGACGTGAAGGCCTCCGTCCGCGGTCCCTTAATCCCTGAAATGCTGGCCGGCAGTGCCGCCATCGCCTACCTGTCGCGCGATGGCTATGCCAAAAATTCAGTGGGTGGCAAGGATGATGGCGATCAGGAGACCTTTGCCTGGCGTCTGGGCCTGAAGGCCACGCCCAATGACCGGCTGACCATCAGCCTGTCTGCGGATGGTTCCGATGACCGCCCCGACACCTCGCGCACCCCGGCCCGCGCCACCGCCGTTTTCACTACCCCGCCCAATGCTGATCCGTTCAAGGTCGATGCCGATTTCAACGGGTTGAACAAGCTGTCGGTGCGCGGTGTCGCCGCCCATATCGACTGGGACGCCAGCGATGCTGTCAGCCTGAAATCCATCACAGCCTACCGGACCATGGATTACGAGACGCATCTGGACCTGGATGCCACGGCTGCCGCCATTTTCGGCGTCTTCGTGGATGAGGCGCAGAATCAGTTCAGCCAGGAATTCCAGGCCAGTGTGCGGACGGACCGGTTCGACGGCGTTTTCGGCCTCTATTACTTCCGCGAACATGACGAGACCGAAAGCGGTCTTGCCGGCCCTGTCATCAGCCTCGTCACCAACTCCCTGAACGATCAGACCAACCGCTCCTATGCCGCCTATGGCCAGGGCAGCTATCACGTCTCCAACGCCCTGTCGCTGACCGCCGGCCTTCGGTATACGTATGAGAAGAAGGATTTCGACCGTATCCAGGAATTCTTCGCGGCGACATCCCCCATTCCACCGGCATTGGGCACTGGCCTGCGGATCACGGATGTGAAGACGGGCGATAACTGGTCCTCGCTGTCGCCCAAGCTGGGCCTGGATTACAAGATCAATGACGATGTCATGGCCTATGCCAGTGCGGCGCGCGGGTTCAAGAGCGGCGGCTTCGATGGTCGTTCCAACAATCCGGCCCAGGCCGTGGCGTATGATCCGGAGACCATGTGGTCCTATGAGCTCGGCTTGAAGTCCAGCCTGCTCGACCGCCGCATGACCTTGAATCTGGCCGGCTTCTACAACGACTACAAGGATTTGCAGCTGTCCAGCTTCGTCGCCGACAGCACGGGCGGCTTCGCGGCCCTGTTCACCAATGCTGGCGCCGCCACCACAAAAGGGCTGGAGCTGGAACTGACGGCGCGGGCCACGCAGGACCTGACCCTGTCCGCCACCGCCGCCTGGCTGGATGCGCAGTATGATGAATATAAGGGGCCGGGCGGCGCTGACATTGCCCACCTGCGCACGCCCGTGAATTCCCCGGAATGGAACTTCCGCCTGGGTGCCAACTGGCAGCGGGAAGTGGGTGATGCCGGTCGGGTGATCGTCGATGGCGATCTCTCCTACCGCTCCAAGACCTATCCCACCGTCAGCAGCAGCGAAGTGCTGGCCCAGTCCGGCTACGCCCTGCTGAATGCTCAAGTAGCCTTTCAAACGGCGGATGAGCATTGGACCGCGACCTTCGGCGTCCGCAACATCGCCGACAAGAAATATGTCAGCCATGGCTTCGACCTTTCAGACAGCCTGGGTTACCAGCTCGCCTATTACGGCGCGCCGCGCACCTGGTCGCTGGGCCTGAAGTACCGCTACTGA
- the kdpB gene encoding potassium-transporting ATPase subunit KdpB, translated as MRNADIVTGHGNKRLARSSVLDGAILWPAIRASYAKLHPAVLVRNPVMFLVAVVAALSTGLLIRDLAVGNDSTGFSLQIVLWLWFTVLFANFAEAVAEGRGKAQAASLRRARTEAMARRLSGTDLSGGTETVPAAILAVGDHVVVTAGELIPSDGEIVEGIATVDESAITGESAPVIRESGGDRSAVTGGTRVLSDQIIVRITAAQGSTFLDRMIALVEGAERQKTPNEIALNLLLVGLSLIFLLAVVSIPGFALYAGGSVSVIVLVALFVTLIPTTIGALLSAIGIAGMDRLVRFNVLATSGRAVEAAGDVDTLLLDKTGTITLGNRHATEFLPVQGVTERELAEAAQLSSLSDETPEGRSIVVLAKEKYGLRQPEIAHQEARFVPFAAQTRMSGVDIAGVAIRKGAVDAVLRHVAAQRGTGQVKMPELEALAERIAKAGGTPLAVVRGDRVLGIVHLKDIIKGGIRDRFAELRRMGIRTVMITGDNPLTAAAIAAEAGVDDFLAQATPEDKLNLIRKEQADGRLVAMCGDGTNDAPALAQADVGVAMNTGTQAAREAGNMVDLDSDPTKLIEIVSIGKQLLMTRGSLTTFSIANDVAKYFAIIPAMFAGIYPVLGSLNIMGLSTPQSAILSAIIFNALIIIALIPLALKGVAYRARSAASQLSRNLLIYGIGGLVVPFAGIKLIDMAVTALGLV; from the coding sequence ATGCGAAACGCAGATATCGTCACGGGCCATGGCAATAAGCGGCTGGCCCGCAGCTCCGTCTTGGACGGGGCAATCCTGTGGCCTGCGATCCGGGCCAGCTATGCCAAGCTGCACCCGGCTGTGCTGGTGCGCAATCCGGTGATGTTCCTGGTGGCTGTCGTCGCGGCGCTCAGCACCGGGTTGTTGATCCGCGACCTGGCGGTGGGCAATGACAGCACGGGCTTTTCATTGCAGATCGTGCTGTGGCTTTGGTTCACGGTGCTGTTCGCCAACTTCGCGGAGGCTGTGGCGGAGGGCCGGGGCAAGGCCCAGGCGGCCAGCCTGCGCCGCGCCAGGACGGAGGCCATGGCCCGCCGCCTGTCAGGCACGGACCTGTCGGGCGGCACCGAAACCGTACCCGCCGCCATCCTGGCTGTTGGTGACCATGTCGTTGTGACGGCGGGTGAACTGATCCCCAGCGATGGCGAGATCGTGGAGGGCATCGCCACCGTCGATGAAAGCGCCATCACGGGCGAAAGCGCACCGGTGATCCGCGAAAGCGGCGGCGACCGATCAGCGGTGACGGGCGGCACCCGTGTCCTGTCGGACCAGATCATCGTACGCATCACGGCGGCCCAGGGCTCCACCTTCCTGGACCGGATGATCGCCCTGGTCGAAGGCGCGGAACGACAGAAGACGCCGAATGAAATCGCGCTCAACCTGCTGCTGGTCGGCCTGTCGCTGATCTTTCTGCTGGCCGTTGTCTCCATTCCCGGTTTCGCGCTGTATGCGGGCGGGTCGGTGTCGGTGATCGTGCTGGTGGCCCTGTTCGTCACACTGATCCCCACCACCATCGGGGCACTTCTGTCGGCCATCGGCATTGCCGGCATGGACCGTCTGGTGCGGTTCAACGTGCTGGCAACCTCCGGCCGCGCGGTGGAGGCGGCGGGCGATGTCGATACGCTGCTGCTGGACAAGACGGGCACCATCACCCTGGGCAACCGCCACGCTACCGAATTCCTGCCCGTGCAGGGCGTAACGGAACGGGAACTGGCCGAAGCCGCCCAATTGTCCAGCCTGTCCGATGAGACGCCGGAGGGTCGGTCCATCGTTGTCCTGGCCAAGGAAAAGTATGGCCTGCGCCAGCCAGAGATCGCGCATCAGGAGGCGCGCTTCGTGCCCTTTGCCGCCCAGACGCGGATGAGCGGGGTCGACATTGCCGGTGTCGCCATCCGCAAGGGGGCCGTGGATGCCGTCCTACGGCATGTCGCGGCCCAGCGCGGCACGGGTCAGGTGAAGATGCCGGAACTGGAGGCGCTGGCCGAACGCATCGCCAAGGCGGGCGGTACGCCGCTGGCCGTGGTGCGCGGTGACCGGGTCCTGGGCATCGTGCATCTGAAGGATATCATCAAGGGCGGCATCCGCGACCGTTTCGCCGAACTGCGCCGTATGGGCATCCGTACCGTGATGATCACGGGCGACAATCCCCTGACGGCGGCGGCCATCGCGGCAGAGGCCGGGGTGGATGATTTCCTGGCCCAGGCCACGCCAGAGGACAAGTTGAACCTGATCCGCAAAGAACAGGCCGATGGACGGCTGGTTGCCATGTGCGGCGATGGCACCAACGATGCCCCGGCCCTGGCCCAGGCGGATGTCGGTGTCGCCATGAATACCGGCACCCAGGCCGCGCGTGAGGCCGGCAACATGGTGGATCTAGACAGCGATCCGACCAAGCTGATCGAGATCGTGTCCATCGGCAAACAGCTGCTGATGACGCGCGGCAGCCTGACCACCTTCTCCATCGCCAATGATGTCGCGAAATATTTCGCCATCATCCCCGCCATGTTCGCGGGCATTTATCCGGTGCTGGGCAGCTTAAACATCATGGGCCTCTCCACCCCGCAGTCGGCCATCCTGTCGGCCATCATCTTCAACGCCCTGATCATCATCGCGCTGATCCCGCTGGCACTGAAGGGCGTGGCCTACCGTGCGCGGTCGGCGGCCAGCCAACTGTCCCGCAACCTGCTGATCTATGGCATCGGCGGTCTGGTGGTGCCGTTTGCCGGCATCAAGCTGATCGACATGGCCGTCACGGCCCTGGGCCTTGTGTAA
- a CDS encoding class I SAM-dependent methyltransferase — protein MDGSGKPERDRDAALLAAYDGPPDYRAVGRHGIFPEMTHDEIERFNFLAHMNRHLASRVLPGVKTAFETRVAPGKEFTDRQQVRRALARDPFWQVWSALRRNTMEMRQQAGRWVTLRQREELAARAAALTDGDPRLTLDPSLPLPRYVAAIDHHCMPGSYHTEYSPGDVANAANYDCGLFATTGGMLGQWSDGGGQAVTAWVRKNLPDFKPKRILDLGCGLGHSVLPLAQNFPDAEVVAVDVGAPMLRYGLARAKSLNVDNIRFVQANVESLPQFADGSFDWVQTTMFLHETSYSSMQRIFKETHRLLAPGGIVLHVEQPQYSPQMPLFEQAMRDWDAFYNAEPFWTKMHEADLDTWMVQAGFARESLIHGGVTAVVDKTIFPDAAESEGEDYGRKAAWHVVGARKEFA, from the coding sequence ATGGACGGTTCAGGCAAACCGGAACGGGATCGCGATGCGGCCCTGCTGGCCGCCTATGACGGCCCGCCCGATTACCGTGCGGTCGGCCGCCACGGCATCTTCCCAGAGATGACGCATGACGAGATCGAGCGTTTCAACTTCCTGGCCCATATGAACCGGCATCTGGCCAGCCGCGTGCTACCCGGCGTGAAGACGGCGTTCGAGACGCGTGTGGCGCCGGGCAAGGAGTTCACAGACCGGCAGCAGGTGCGCCGCGCCCTGGCGCGCGATCCCTTTTGGCAGGTATGGTCGGCACTGCGCCGGAACACCATGGAAATGCGACAGCAGGCGGGACGCTGGGTCACCCTGCGCCAGCGGGAAGAGCTGGCGGCCCGTGCCGCGGCCCTGACTGACGGTGATCCGCGCCTGACGCTGGACCCGTCGCTGCCCCTGCCCCGCTATGTCGCGGCCATCGACCATCATTGCATGCCCGGCAGCTATCACACCGAATATAGTCCCGGCGACGTTGCCAATGCCGCCAATTATGATTGCGGGTTGTTCGCGACGACTGGTGGGATGCTGGGCCAATGGTCGGATGGTGGCGGTCAGGCGGTGACCGCCTGGGTCCGTAAAAACCTGCCGGACTTCAAGCCAAAACGTATTCTTGATCTGGGTTGCGGCCTGGGCCATAGCGTTCTGCCGCTGGCACAGAATTTTCCCGACGCGGAGGTGGTGGCCGTGGATGTCGGCGCGCCGATGCTACGTTATGGTCTGGCCCGCGCTAAAAGCCTGAATGTGGACAATATCCGCTTCGTGCAGGCCAATGTCGAAAGCCTGCCCCAGTTCGCCGATGGCAGCTTCGACTGGGTGCAGACAACCATGTTCCTGCATGAAACCAGCTACAGCTCCATGCAGCGCATCTTCAAGGAGACGCACCGTCTGCTGGCGCCGGGTGGGATCGTCCTGCATGTCGAACAGCCGCAATATTCCCCCCAGATGCCGCTGTTCGAACAGGCGATGCGCGATTGGGACGCGTTTTATAATGCAGAACCGTTCTGGACAAAGATGCATGAGGCGGACCTGGATACCTGGATGGTGCAGGCCGGCTTCGCGCGTGAAAGCCTGATCCATGGCGGGGTTACCGCCGTGGTGGACAAGACCATCTTCCCCGACGCCGCCGAAAGCGAGGGCGAGGATTATGGCCGCAAGGCGGCCTGGCACGTTGTGGGTGCCCGCAAGGAGTTTGCGTGA
- the kdpA gene encoding potassium-transporting ATPase subunit KdpA produces MQIALFCAVIIAVTRPLGGFMTRIFAGERTLLSPLLSPVETGLYKLAGVDARTEQHWLTYALSMLLFNLAGMLFLYGILRLQDLLPLNPQGLPAVAPELAFNTAISFVTNTNWQSYGGETTMSYLSQMAGLTVQNFLSAATGIALALALVRGFARRSARTIGNFWVDMTRATLYLLLPFSILAALFFIWQGVPQNFDAYTVAATVEGAQQTIAQGPVASQLAIKMLGTNGGGFFNANSAHPFENPTALSNFVQMLLIFAIGAGLTNLFGRAVGNEKQGWAILAAMGVLFIAGVALAYWAEAGGNPLLAGFHVDQTLGNMEGKEVRFGTAMSALFAVITTAASCGAVNAMHDSFMPLGGMVPMINMALGEIIVGGVGAGLYGMLLMAIIALFVAGLMVGRTPEYVGKKLEAREIKMTVLTILAMPAMILLFTSVAVVIAPGLAGIQDAGPHGFSEVLYAYTSAAANNGSAFAGLTASNGWYAVTLGIAMFVGRFFIIVPMLAAAGSLASKKLVPPSAGTFPTTGPLFVGLLVTMILIVGGLTYFPALSLGPVVEHLMLTAAVTP; encoded by the coding sequence ATGCAGATCGCGCTGTTCTGCGCGGTTATCATCGCCGTCACACGGCCGCTTGGCGGCTTCATGACGCGCATCTTCGCGGGGGAACGCACCCTGCTTTCCCCCCTTCTCTCCCCCGTTGAAACGGGGCTCTACAAACTGGCCGGCGTGGACGCGCGGACGGAGCAGCATTGGCTGACATATGCCTTGTCCATGCTGCTGTTCAATCTGGCCGGTATGCTGTTCCTCTATGGCATTTTGCGCCTGCAGGACCTGCTGCCGCTGAACCCGCAGGGGCTGCCGGCGGTGGCGCCTGAACTGGCCTTCAATACCGCCATCAGTTTTGTCACCAACACCAACTGGCAATCTTATGGTGGGGAAACCACCATGAGCTACCTCAGCCAGATGGCCGGGCTGACGGTGCAGAATTTCCTGTCAGCGGCTACGGGCATCGCGCTGGCCCTGGCGCTGGTGCGCGGCTTTGCCCGGCGGTCGGCCAGGACCATCGGCAATTTCTGGGTCGATATGACCCGCGCCACGCTATACCTGCTGCTGCCCTTCAGCATCCTGGCCGCCCTGTTCTTCATCTGGCAGGGGGTCCCGCAGAATTTCGACGCCTATACTGTAGCGGCGACGGTGGAGGGAGCGCAGCAGACCATCGCCCAGGGGCCGGTAGCCAGCCAGTTGGCCATCAAGATGCTGGGCACCAATGGTGGCGGCTTCTTCAACGCCAATTCCGCCCATCCGTTTGAAAACCCGACGGCCCTGTCGAATTTCGTGCAGATGCTGCTGATCTTCGCCATTGGCGCCGGGTTGACCAACCTGTTCGGGCGCGCGGTCGGCAATGAGAAGCAGGGCTGGGCCATTCTGGCCGCCATGGGCGTGCTGTTCATCGCCGGTGTGGCCCTGGCCTATTGGGCGGAGGCCGGGGGCAACCCGCTGCTGGCCGGGTTCCATGTCGATCAGACGCTGGGCAATATGGAGGGCAAGGAGGTGCGGTTCGGGACCGCCATGTCCGCCCTGTTCGCGGTCATCACCACCGCCGCGTCCTGCGGGGCCGTCAATGCCATGCATGACAGCTTCATGCCGCTGGGCGGGATGGTGCCGATGATCAACATGGCGCTGGGAGAAATCATTGTCGGCGGCGTCGGGGCCGGGCTTTACGGCATGCTGCTGATGGCCATCATCGCCCTGTTCGTGGCCGGCCTGATGGTGGGTCGCACGCCGGAATATGTCGGCAAGAAGCTGGAAGCACGGGAGATTAAGATGACTGTGCTGACCATCCTGGCCATGCCGGCCATGATCCTGCTGTTCACTTCGGTGGCCGTAGTCATCGCACCGGGCCTTGCCGGCATTCAGGATGCGGGACCGCATGGTTTCTCCGAGGTGCTGTACGCCTACACCTCCGCCGCCGCCAATAATGGCAGCGCCTTTGCGGGGCTGACGGCAAGCAATGGCTGGTACGCGGTCACCCTTGGCATCGCCATGTTCGTGGGCCGGTTCTTCATCATCGTGCCCATGCTGGCCGCTGCCGGGTCGTTGGCGTCCAAAAAACTCGTGCCACCGTCAGCAGGCACCTTTCCCACCACCGGCCCGCTGTTTGTCGGGTTGCTGGTGACAATGATCCTGATTGTCGGCGGTCTGACCTATTTCCCTGCCCTGTCGCTGGGCCCGGTGGTGGAGCATCTGATGCTAACCGCCGCCGTGACCCCGTGA
- a CDS encoding potassium-transporting ATPase subunit F, which yields MPARGCKTMLDLILGVATAVGLALYLIHVLCRPERY from the coding sequence ATGCCTGCGAGGGGTTGTAAGACGATGCTGGATTTGATCCTGGGCGTCGCCACCGCCGTCGGGCTGGCCCTCTACCTGATCCATGTGCTGTGCCGGCCCGAGCGCTATTAA
- a CDS encoding alpha/beta fold hydrolase, producing the protein MTRVTRHFIKVDGRLVHYRRAGQGPVLLALHQSPRDSAELLPLMQAMAPFATVIAPDNPGFGLSDPLPPGPATVDRFADGVDRLMDALGLTSAAFYGFHTGACIANRFAVLYPHRVSGLVVDGFMLMEEPERADLLANYLPAFHPQWDGGHLAWAWHRIRDQGIFFPWYRRDPSARLSRPKPDLTRIHDQIMEFLRAGDSYRTGYEAALSYRPAADMATLTVPALLFAAQDDPLHRYLSKLPPLPCGVTTGTAPNRTAAWDVVTGFLRGHLPVEPAPAVPDFTARGVTDGIAWVAGGQGAPCLRLHDLGGAGSLLPPPSAGAWLAPDLPGMGDSEAVADPGDLAAMADAIAGLLTTRGWTGGEVEGWGYGAAVASLLARRHPGLATRLALHSGITEPPLDLHPVEGGGHLLAAWQQARDSHLFAPGNGVLPGPNRLQAETWYWLKAAPILDRAWKALGAGG; encoded by the coding sequence ATGACCAGGGTAACGCGGCACTTCATCAAGGTTGACGGGCGGCTGGTCCATTACCGGCGGGCGGGGCAGGGGCCGGTGCTGCTGGCCCTGCACCAGTCACCGCGCGACAGTGCCGAACTGCTGCCCCTGATGCAGGCGATGGCACCTTTTGCCACGGTGATCGCGCCCGATAATCCCGGTTTCGGCCTTTCCGACCCGTTGCCGCCAGGGCCGGCCACGGTTGACCGGTTTGCCGATGGTGTGGACCGTTTGATGGACGCGCTGGGCCTCACCAGCGCGGCATTCTATGGCTTCCACACCGGTGCCTGCATCGCCAATCGTTTTGCCGTCCTGTACCCGCACCGCGTCTCTGGCCTTGTCGTCGATGGCTTTATGTTGATGGAGGAGCCGGAAAGGGCGGACCTGCTGGCCAACTACCTGCCTGCCTTTCATCCGCAATGGGATGGCGGGCATCTGGCCTGGGCTTGGCACCGCATCCGCGATCAGGGCATCTTCTTCCCCTGGTATCGCCGCGACCCCTCGGCCCGGCTGTCCCGGCCAAAGCCGGACCTCACCCGCATCCATGATCAGATCATGGAATTTCTGCGGGCCGGTGACAGCTACCGCACCGGGTATGAGGCGGCGCTGTCCTATCGCCCGGCGGCGGACATGGCAACCCTGACGGTTCCGGCGCTGCTGTTCGCCGCACAGGATGATCCGTTGCACCGCTACCTGTCGAAACTGCCGCCTTTGCCGTGCGGTGTCACGACGGGGACGGCCCCCAACCGCACCGCCGCCTGGGATGTCGTCACCGGCTTTCTGCGCGGACACCTGCCTGTCGAACCGGCACCGGCGGTTCCTGACTTCACGGCGCGGGGCGTGACGGATGGCATCGCCTGGGTGGCCGGCGGTCAGGGCGCGCCCTGTCTGCGCCTGCATGATCTGGGCGGGGCTGGCAGTCTGCTGCCCCCGCCATCCGCCGGTGCCTGGCTGGCCCCCGACCTGCCTGGCATGGGCGACAGTGAGGCGGTGGCAGATCCCGGCGATCTTGCCGCCATGGCCGATGCCATCGCCGGCCTGCTGACCACACGTGGATGGACAGGGGGAGAGGTGGAGGGCTGGGGCTATGGCGCGGCTGTCGCGTCACTGCTGGCGAGGAGGCATCCAGGGCTGGCAACGCGCCTGGCCCTGCATTCCGGCATCACCGAACCACCTCTGGACCTGCACCCCGTGGAAGGCGGCGGCCATCTGCTTGCGGCGTGGCAACAGGCGCGCGACAGCCACCTATTTGCCCCCGGCAACGGTGTGCTGCCGGGGCCGAATCGGCTGCAGGCAGAGACTTGGTATTGGCTGAAAGCGGCGCCAATTTTGGACCGGGCCTGGAAGGCGCTAGGGGCGGGTGGTTAG